The nucleotide window GCCCTCGGGGGCGCCGGGCGCGCGGCGGGCTGGGACGCGGCGGGCTGGGTCGGGGAGGCTTCGGCGGAGTTCTCGCCCCGGGCGGGCTCGGTGATCTCACTCATCTCGGGCGTCCTTCTGCTCGGGGTCGGTCGGGGCGGGGCTGTCAGCTGCCGGGCGGGAGGGGACGACGACGTCGGCCCTCCTGCGGCGGCGGACCTCGGCCCAGGCGAGCACCATGCCCACCGGGACGTAAGCGGCGCAGACCCCGGCGACCAGGCCGGTGACCGCCCGCACGGGCCACGGCAGGGGCGCGAGCACGGCGAGCAGGAGGCAGGTGTTGGCGGTCACGAGCCGGTAGGCGGCGGCCCGGTCCATGATCGCGTTGGTTGCGCGGGTGGTGGCCGGTCCCCCGCCGAGCATGACGGGCGTGAGGTAGGACAGGGCGGCGGCCAGGACCTGGAGGGCGAAACCGGCGGCGAGCGGCACGCGCACGGCGTGGATGACGTCGCGGGCGGCGCCCGGGTCCGCGTCACCGCTGCCGGCCACACTCACGCCGACCCCGACCCACAGCAGGCAGGCGAGGAACCAGGCGACGGCAGCGGCCGCGGAGGCGGTGGCGAAGGAGGTCGGAGGCACGCGATGGGCGGTCCTCCAGGCGGGCACGAGCACACCGGCGGCGCCGGCGAGGTAGGCGAGCGCGCCCAGCGCCGCCAGGGGTGCCCAGATGCCCGCGGCGGCCAGAAGGGCGGTTCCGGCCACGAGGAGCGGCAGCCCCGCTCGGGCCCACCGGGGTGCCTCGGGCTCCATCTTCGTGCGCAGCATCGTGGGCCACAGGACGGTGAGGGTGCCCAGGACGGTGGTGCCGACGAAGCCGAGAAGCATCGTCGTGGTGTGGGCGACGTAGAGGGCGTCGGAGAGGGGGGCGCGGCCATGATCGTTGGCCCAGTTGGTGAGATAGCCCAGGGCGGCGCCGACGGCGAGCAGCACGAGGGCGACGGCGTAGTGCAGGGCGAGGCCCGCCAGGCGCGGGGCGAGGGCGCGCCGGTACTGGAGCGTGATGGCCAGGGCGCCGGTCAGGGCGCTGGCGACGACGACGCCGACCCCGGTCAGAGTGAGGGCGTCGCGGCCCGCCGTGATGTCGGCCAGGACGAGGACGGCGCCGAGGCTGTGGGCATACAAACGCACGTCGAGCAGGGTGGCGCCGCCGAGGGCGGGGCGGCGCAGGAGCGTGTCGGCGAAGTGCGCCGACCACACGGTGATGGCCGAGCCGATGCCGCCCAGGAGGAGGGCGTGCAGGGGCAGCCATTGGCCCCATGCGGCGAGGGGGCCGGTCAGGACCAGGAGGACGAGGAGGGCGGCGGCCAGGACCCAGGCCAGGACGACGAGGTTGCGTCGCACCTGGGTGGTGCGACGCGGGTGCCTGCGGGTGTCGGGTGGGGTTGGGAGGGCGGGGCGCAGAGCCACCTTGTTTTTCACAGTTCACACCGTAATAAAGTAGGAGGTGGCCGCCAAGGCGCTGCCGTCCGCCCCGGAGCGGGAGGACGAGCACAAGCCCATGAGAAGGAGCTCACCGTGACAGAGTCCACCGACCCCACTGAGTCCACTGAGCCCAGGCTCATCCCCGTCCAGGAGACCCACTCCCATGCGGGCTGCGGTTGCGGCCACGCAGACGCGCCCCTCACCCTCGACGCCCGCTCCATCCCCCACCGCCTGCGTCACGCGGCCATCATCGGCGCCGCCTCCAGCCTGTCCATCGGCGAGGGCTTCGACCTGCTCGCCCCGCACGTACCGAGGCCGCTGCTCGCCCAGATCGACCACCTGCCCCTCACCTTCGAGCACAGCGTGCTCGAGGTCGGTGAGGGCTTCGCCCGTGTCCACATCCGGCGCACCGCCTGAGCGCCCCAGACCAGCGGGACCCGGGACCGGTCCGGCCGCCGTCGTGACCGACCGGACGCCGTCGTCGTTCCCTCCCGCACCGGCCGGCCGGGCCCCTGGTTATCCTCAAGACATGCCCGCCCTGAGCCGCCTCCCGGTCGTGGACCTGCCCACGCCCGCGCCTCGCGGTGCGCGGTGCGGGCCGGTGGTCGAGTCCCCCGCGGCCCCGGCCGCCGGTCCCGTCACCCGGCTCGTGGACCGCTACGGGCGCACGGCGCGCGACCTGCGCCTGTCCGTCACGGACCGCTGCAACCTGCGCTGCACCTACTGCATGTCGGCCCAGGGCATGGACTGGCTGGCGACACCGGAGCTGCTCACGGTGGCCGAGATCGCCCGCCTGGCCCGCCTGGCGGTGGAGCGCCTGGGCGTCGAGAGGATCCGGCTCACCGGCGGTGAGCCGTTGCTGCGCCGCAACCTCGAGGAGGTCGTGGCGGCCGTCGCAGGCCTGCGCACCCGCTCGGGCGGCGCGGTGGACGTGGGGCTGACGACCAACGGGCTGGGCCTGGACAAGCGGGCGGCGAGCCTGCGGGCGGCGGGCCTGGGCCGGGTCAACGTCTCGCTCGACAGCCTCGAGCCGGCCGAGTACACGGCGATCACGCGCCGCGACCGCCTCGAGGACGTGCTACGGGGGATCGTCGCCGCCCAGGAGGCGGGACTGACCCCGGTCAAGATCAACGCCGTCGCAGTCGCGGGAGCATTGGAGGAGCGGGCGCCGCGGCTGCTGGCGGAGTCCCTGCGCCGGGGCTGGCAGCTGCGCTTCATCGAGCACATGCCGCTGGGGCCGCACGAGACGTGGCGACCGCAGGAGGTCGTCGGGCGCGACGAGGTGCTGCGGGTCCTGGCGGAGGCGGGCTTCCGGCTGACGGAGATCGGGCGTGCCAACCGCCGCCCGGCGACCTTGTGGAGGGTGTCCGCCGGCCGGGGCGCGCACGGGAGCCACCCGGAGGGTGTCGTCGGGGTGATCTCCTCGGTGACCGTCCCCTTCTGCTCGGACTGCGACCGCACGCGGGTGACGGCGGACGGCCGTCTCATGACCTGCTTGTTCTCCTCCCAGGAGACAGACCTCAGGGGGCCGATGCGCTCGGGGGCCTCAGATGAGGAGATCATCGAGCTGTGGGCCGCGGCGACGTGGGGCAAGCCCCTGGCGCACGGCTCGGATGAGCCGTGGGACGCCCCGGACGGCTTCGAGCGCCCCGCGCGCACGATGTCCGCTATCGGCGGCTGAGACCCGCGCGATTGCTACCGTGAACCCGCCGCGACCAGAGGAGCACACATGAGCCCGACCCCACCGATCTCGATCGAGGTGCACTACTTCGCCGCGGCGGCCGAGGCCGTCGGCCGCCCCCAGGAGCGCTTTGAGGTGGCGTCGGGGACGACGCTTGCGGGGCTGCGCGAGGCGCTGGCCGGACGTGGCCTGGAGATGGCGACGGTGGTGGGCGTGTCGACCTTCCTCGTCAACTCCCTGTCCACACCGTCGGACTCGCTCACGCCTCTTGAGGAGGGCGACCGGGTTGATGTCCTGCCGCCCTTTGCGGGCGGCTGAGCCCGCGGCAACACAGCGGGCGGCTGAGCCCGCGGGTCAGCGAGCTCATGCGAGAGCTCAGGCGAGGTTGGACCACGTCCGGGTGCCGTCGGTGAAGGCCTGGTGCTTCCACACGGGCAGGCGCGTCTTGACCTCCTCGACGAGGTCACGCACAGCCTCGAAGGCGGGGGCGCGGTGATCGGCGCTGACGGCGACGGCGAGAGCCGTCTGCCCGATCGTCAGGTCACCGACGCGGTGGACGAGGGCGACGGCGCGCAGGCCCGGTCGTGCGGCGACCTCGGCGGCGATCTGGGCGACGACGGCGTCGGCGCTCGGGTGCGCCTCGTACGTCAGAGCGGTCACGGCCCGCCCGCCGTCGTGGTCGCGGACCATGCCGTCGAAGGTGACGACGGCGCCGGCAGCGCGGTGCTCGACGGCCTTGGCGAGCTCGGCCGCACTGATCGCGTCGGTGGTGACCTCAGCGCGGACGACGACGGCGCTGGTGCGGGGCTGCGTCATGCTTCTCCTCGTCAAGGGGCGGCGGTCCCGGGCGCGGGACCGGGCCCACGCCCCCCCGACCGTACACGGAGGGTCGCTCACCTCCCACAGTGCCCCGCTGTCAGTCGGCACCCCGGGGCATGATGTCCTCAAGGCGCCCCACCGCGACGGAAGGACCCGAGATGGCTCACGCCCCGCAGATGCTCTCCCCCGAGGAGTACCTCGACGCACTGCTGAGCACGCTCGCGCCGCTGCCGGCCGGGCAGGTCCCGCTGGCCGACGCCCACGGGCTCGTCCTCGCCCAGGACCTCCGTGCCCGCCTGCCGGTGCCTGCGTGGACGAACTCCGCGATGGACGGCTACGCCGTACGCGCCGCGCAGACC belongs to Actinomyces trachealis and includes:
- a CDS encoding MoaD/ThiS family protein; the encoded protein is MSPTPPISIEVHYFAAAAEAVGRPQERFEVASGTTLAGLREALAGRGLEMATVVGVSTFLVNSLSTPSDSLTPLEEGDRVDVLPPFAGG
- a CDS encoding DUF2249 domain-containing protein; translated protein: MTESTDPTESTEPRLIPVQETHSHAGCGCGHADAPLTLDARSIPHRLRHAAIIGAASSLSIGEGFDLLAPHVPRPLLAQIDHLPLTFEHSVLEVGEGFARVHIRRTA
- the moaA gene encoding GTP 3',8-cyclase MoaA, coding for MPALSRLPVVDLPTPAPRGARCGPVVESPAAPAAGPVTRLVDRYGRTARDLRLSVTDRCNLRCTYCMSAQGMDWLATPELLTVAEIARLARLAVERLGVERIRLTGGEPLLRRNLEEVVAAVAGLRTRSGGAVDVGLTTNGLGLDKRAASLRAAGLGRVNVSLDSLEPAEYTAITRRDRLEDVLRGIVAAQEAGLTPVKINAVAVAGALEERAPRLLAESLRRGWQLRFIEHMPLGPHETWRPQEVVGRDEVLRVLAEAGFRLTEIGRANRRPATLWRVSAGRGAHGSHPEGVVGVISSVTVPFCSDCDRTRVTADGRLMTCLFSSQETDLRGPMRSGASDEEIIELWAAATWGKPLAHGSDEPWDAPDGFERPARTMSAIGG
- a CDS encoding molybdenum cofactor biosynthesis protein MoaE, which produces MTQPRTSAVVVRAEVTTDAISAAELAKAVEHRAAGAVVTFDGMVRDHDGGRAVTALTYEAHPSADAVVAQIAAEVAARPGLRAVALVHRVGDLTIGQTALAVAVSADHRAPAFEAVRDLVEEVKTRLPVWKHQAFTDGTRTWSNLA